The following nucleotide sequence is from Methanomassiliicoccus sp..
CCGAGATTTCCACTCGTGACCACAAGTGTCGCATCTGAGCATAACAGAGTCTTGAGCGGTCATTTCTCTGAGCCCCCTAGAAGGGGTTCAAACCTGTAGGCTAGGCCATAGGGATAATATGCGGACCGGCAAAGGGTACTTTGTAAACTGAGAGTATGGGCATGAGATAAGCGAGTTGAACTCGCGTTATGCTCGATATATTCACGCTTGCCTCGTACGTTAAGCTCGTCATACGCTCGTTCTAAGCTCAATACGACCAGTTTTTCGACCATGCTATGCTCACCTCATATTTTCAATCCATGTGCGAATACGTGGCTGCGAGGGAACGCGCTTCTCTCTTCGTTGGATAGGGTGATTCGTCGAAAGGAAGGCATACCCCTCTTCAAGCTACCAATCGGCCACAAGCAAGTCAAGGACCGGGTGAAAATTCGTCATCAAAAATTAGCACGATTGACCTGACCTAAAGCTGAGCGATGCCCCATCGGTCCCGTTTTTCTCCAGAGGTTGCCTTTCATGCCTATCCTCTTCAAATCGTCGGCGCTTATGGTCCCCAGTGATTCCAGCATATCGATCCGCGACTGAATCTCTGACAGTAATCGATCGTAAAAAATCATCACTTGCATCCTGGCCGCAGGATCGGCCAGCTCGGAGGAGAATTCGAAGTATCTTTGGCCGACGATCCCAACATCCTGGGCACACTTGATGAGCCGCTTGTGTTTGGTCTTATCATTCAGCACCTGATATCTGAAAGCATATTGAGTGATGTTCTCGGAGGTCTGGCGGAAGAATCTACCAAAGTTTTCGGCAATCTCTGGTCCCTGGTCGCTGTACGCGATGGATCGTGAAAAATTATTCACATTCCAGTATACCTTGAGGAGTTCGATCGCAGCGAGGCGGTCCTTGATTATTTCATCGAGAAGGCTGCTACTCCTGAAATCGTCGAACGCGCCGTTGTGGAACCTGATGACCTCCGGCAATGGCCCCGAAAGCGGCTGGAAGCGCTTGGGCTTCGAGCGTTTGTTCACGCTGTTCACGGGCACGAGCATCTGTTTGCCGTTGAGGTCGATCGCGTCGACGGCGTTCTCCTCCTTTTCATGAAATAAGATGATGTTGATCCACTTCTCCCCATCAGCTTCATTTTTAGTGATATTGACTAAGTCTTTGACGATCTGCTTTTTGAATGCGTATCTCAGCTCCGCTTTGCCCTCGCCGGTGATGAGCTGCAATTCTTCGATTGTAAGCCCTCTTCCTATACTGTTGCACAAGGTGCGCAAGTATCCGTTGGAAAGAATGAAGATCTTGGTGGTCGCGTCCAAATCATCAACGAGGCGCCTTCTGTCCCTGGCTGCCAGGGGCTTTATTCCCACCAGCATCCCAGAGATACTGAACATCTCGCGCTTGACCGCTTCGAGGGCGTCCTCTTGCCCTATTTTGGCCTGAGGATTTGATATTTTAAGGTTTGTGCAATTTTTCGCTGCCATTTCTACCGTTGATCACTTTTCAAGGTCTTCTTGTTTCTCCTTCGTAGATCAGAATCGTCCGAAATGGCGACGACAATCCAGCAGGTCAAGCTGACGAGGAGGCGAGGATGCCAGGCGGAGCGGGGCGGGGGGGTCGAGCGGTCGGAAAGGGTCGCTCGGACGACGAAACCTTAACGAAGCGGCAGCCCCCTCTCCGCTCCGAGGGCGCTAATGCTACGCACGGTCGCAGCGGCAGCAGCTCCTCCGTCAGCAGAAAGAAGGGCAGACCGGGCAGAAAGAGGGGGGCGAGGTCAACGGGCCGCTATCCCTTCGTAGCCTGGATCAACAAATATCTTAGAAACTGTGGATTGGCCGACGAGACGATAAAAGAAAGGAGAAGAAGATTGACGCGAATATTTCACGATCTCCAGCTCCTGGAATCGGACGGCAAGATTGGCACGACCAATCCGGAGAAGATGACCGAGAATGAAGTGGGTGCTTTCGTGGACTCATTGATAGCGAGGGGGAAGAAGGGCAAGGACTTCGAACATGATGTCACCGCCCTGAACGGCCTCTTGAAAAACGCCAATAATTTGGCGATCGAGTCCCTGAAGAACCGGTACCCGGCCAAGTTCCGCAAATCGATCAAGACCGGAAGATATCCTCCCTTGAACGGAGAGGAGTTCAACTTCATCATCCAAGGTGCCGAAAGGGTCGATCCCGCGAACTGGTACAAGATGGAATCCTACGCCATCGTCGTTCTCGGTCTGGCCTCGGGAGCGAGGCACAAGGAACTGAAGGAAGGAAAGGTCCACGACCTCTGCCTCAGGAGCGGGGACGAACATTACCACATCGAGCATCCCAAAGGCGAGGATTCCTACGGGGAAACCAGAGACCCGCCCCTGAGACCCGAGTGCCAACCATTCCTGAGAAAATATCTTCAGAAAAGAAAGGAGATGCTTGTCAAGCGACCGGATAACGAGTTCCTGTTTCCTGCCCTCAGGGACAAAGCCGATGGCAAGCTATCGTCCAACAGCATCACTCGGATGGTGCGGTTCGTAGGTCAAGATGCTCAGGTGGTCAAGCTCGACCTCCACAAGTGCCGGAGAACCTTCGGCCAAATGCTCCTTGACGAGGGAGTGAGCATCGAAGTGGTGAGCGTGCTCATGGGGCATGCGAGCACTGCAATGACGGAGAAGTTCTATTGTCGCCGAAGGCAGCAGCAGGCATCATTTAGCGTTCGGAACATATGGAGCAAGAATGTCCCGGAGCCGACGCCAAAAACGATGCCAGATGTCAAAAACCCTCTGATTGACAAAAATAGTTGGAATGCTGGATACGCTTGATGGTGCGGGGGGAGGGATTTGAACCCACGAACCACTAAGGACGGGATCTTAAGTCCCGCACCGTTGGCCAGGCTTGGTTACCCCCGCGGTGACTGGGGGCACTTATCAGGTCGCTTCATTTAACCTTTTTCCTTCATGGAAATGGATCGTCCAGCTCGCCTAACCAAATCTTTTCATCTTGATCGAACGGATACCTATATCCTATCTCATAGATCGATGCTCGCCCATGAAAGCAATCTCACACATGCTCATCTTACCATCTATCATAGATGAAGGCAAAACCGATTATGCCGATGAATGCGATGACCGGCAGAATGGGAGCCCAGGCGGGTGGTTCAGGATCCTTTGTAATGCCGCCACCTGTCGTGCCTATGTAGTACTGAACACCCGAGGCGTTGGCATATACGCTGTAGAGATACATCGAGCCCTCCCCGCCCGGCTCTACGACCTCGAAAGCCGGCTCGCTCAGCCACAGATACGGGAGGAAGTCGCTACCGTTCACCGAGCGGTAGACGGTGTAGCCAGTTATCTTCGATAGGTCGCTCCCGGCCATCGTGTAATTCATGGAGTTGATGATGGAGCCGTTCGCTGTCGAGCCGCTCGAGCCATAGGATGAGTTCGAATAGATGTTCAGTATCTCCAGGTTGAGCACTCCTACCGCCACGATGCTCGTCCCGTTCAGCGCTTGCACTATGAACTGGTAGGTCCCACTGCTCAGGGCAGGTATGACCGCGACCGAAACGTCGATCGTCGCCCCTTCCGCGTAGCGGACCAGAGTGCCGTTCGGACCCTGATAGAAAACGGAATAGCCCGAGGCAGGGTGGTCCCAGATCAGTTTGACCGTATAGCTCGAAGCGCTAGTTATCTCAACATGATCCACCGTCACCTCGAAGTGTTCCATTTCGCTCATCACCTCATCCGCTGAGACCGGTGGCATTGTTGCTATGCATGCTACCAGCACGGATACGAGCAAAGAGAGAACGGTCACGAAGCTCGACCATCTGCTCATAAATTTCGTTCTTTAGAATGAAAACATTGCATATTTACCACTATTGTCCCAAGTAAGAATGCTCACGAGCAGGCCTGAGGTCCTCTTCAATATGATTGTTGATGAGCATCGGTGCTATCGATGGCAAGATATCACCCAACGCCACACCATCCCTGCTTCCATTGAAATGCTAGGTATCGTCATTTCGGCCGCTGCCGACGATTCTCAATTCTTATTGTCACGTTTGATTTGCAGATGTGCACCTTTTTTAAGGTAGTTCGGTCCGTCAGCGAATACGGTGATGCCTCCCTGTTGACCTACACGCCCCTCATTTGGCTGCCCCTGCTGGCAGCGGCCGGTGCGGTCGCCTTATATGTCTTCAGCCACAGGTATTCTGACGTTCCCGAGACTAGATATTTACAGTTCCTGATAATAATCACCGCCGCGTGGTCGGTGCTGCAGGCGGTGAACCTTTCCTTCACGGACATGGAGAGCAAGGTGTGGCTGACGCGGCTGAGGTTCCTGTTCGCGCCCTTCGTGTGCGTGACCCTGTTCTGCCTCATGATGACCCACTGTGGACGGGGCTCGTGGATCACCCCCCTGCGGTTCGCGCTGCTGTGCGTGGTGCCCCTGCTGACACTGGTACTGGCGGAGACAGGCGACCTGCACGACCTGTTCCTCACCGCTCCAAGCATGGGCGAGGGCGAGAGCATGGTGCGGTTCGAGACCGGTCCGTGGTACTGGGTGTACCTCTCCTACGCCCTGGGCCTGATCTTCGCTTCCGTGGTCCTGGTGATAGATTCCATGCGCGGGGCCAGCAGGCTCTACCGCAAGCAGTCCGTGGTCCTGCTGTTCGCGTTCGTGCCGCCGGCGGTGTACAACTTCACCGACAACTTCCGCCTCCTGCAGCCGATGAGCTTGGACCTGTCCCAGCTGATGCTCATCATCTCCGGCGCCATCCTCGCCTGGGGCCTGTTCCGCTATCGCATCCTGGACGTCAAGCCGATAGCGCGCGGCGAGGTCGTGGAGCACATGACCGACGCCTACCTGGTGCTCTCCCCTGACGGTAAGATAGTCGATTACAACACCATTGCCGGGGACCTCATGGTGCAGCAGGGTAGGGACGCCATCGGGCACAGCATAACAGAGATGCTGCCGTTCGGCACCGATATCGTGAACATGATCACCTTGGGCAAGAGCAAGGGCGACGTCTCCGTCAGCGGTGCCCAGCCGAGGTCCTACGAGGCGTCGATCATGCCCGTATCCGTCAGGAACGAGAATGTGGCGCACGTCGTCCTGCTGCGTGACATAACCGACCGCAAGAACATGGAGGAGGCGCTGCGCACCGCCAACTACCGCCTCGGCCTGCTTTCCACCATAACGAGGCACGACCTGCAGAACAAGCTCACCGCCATCAACGGCTACTCCATGC
It contains:
- a CDS encoding site-specific integrase, producing MPGGAGRGGRAVGKGRSDDETLTKRQPPLRSEGANATHGRSGSSSSVSRKKGRPGRKRGARSTGRYPFVAWINKYLRNCGLADETIKERRRRLTRIFHDLQLLESDGKIGTTNPEKMTENEVGAFVDSLIARGKKGKDFEHDVTALNGLLKNANNLAIESLKNRYPAKFRKSIKTGRYPPLNGEEFNFIIQGAERVDPANWYKMESYAIVVLGLASGARHKELKEGKVHDLCLRSGDEHYHIEHPKGEDSYGETRDPPLRPECQPFLRKYLQKRKEMLVKRPDNEFLFPALRDKADGKLSSNSITRMVRFVGQDAQVVKLDLHKCRRTFGQMLLDEGVSIEVVSVLMGHASTAMTEKFYCRRRQQQASFSVRNIWSKNVPEPTPKTMPDVKNPLIDKNSWNAGYA
- a CDS encoding fibronectin type III domain-containing protein — its product is MSEMEHFEVTVDHVEITSASSYTVKLIWDHPASGYSVFYQGPNGTLVRYAEGATIDVSVAVIPALSSGTYQFIVQALNGTSIVAVGVLNLEILNIYSNSSYGSSGSTANGSIINSMNYTMAGSDLSKITGYTVYRSVNGSDFLPYLWLSEPAFEVVEPGGEGSMYLYSVYANASGVQYYIGTTGGGITKDPEPPAWAPILPVIAFIGIIGFAFIYDRW
- a CDS encoding PAS domain-containing protein, which produces MTYTPLIWLPLLAAAGAVALYVFSHRYSDVPETRYLQFLIIITAAWSVLQAVNLSFTDMESKVWLTRLRFLFAPFVCVTLFCLMMTHCGRGSWITPLRFALLCVVPLLTLVLAETGDLHDLFLTAPSMGEGESMVRFETGPWYWVYLSYALGLIFASVVLVIDSMRGASRLYRKQSVVLLFAFVPPAVYNFTDNFRLLQPMSLDLSQLMLIISGAILAWGLFRYRILDVKPIARGEVVEHMTDAYLVLSPDGKIVDYNTIAGDLMVQQGRDAIGHSITEMLPFGTDIVNMITLGKSKGDVSVSGAQPRSYEASIMPVSVRNENVAHVVLLRDITDRKNMEEALRTANYRLGLLSTITRHDLQNKLTAINGYSMLARRASDSEKTDKFLMRLDQVSASASEMIQATKEQESLGLKPPTWYAVDDLFVKAAHHMNMENVKVRSTVGNVSVLADPMIEKVFYNLLDNSLRHGEKVTSISLERHETDEGLLIEYTDDGVGVPDENKERIFERGFGSNTGLGMYLIREILMITGITIVERGTRGARFELRVPHGRYRFST